The Bacteroidia bacterium genome contains a region encoding:
- a CDS encoding carboxypeptidase-like regulatory domain-containing protein: protein MVRMLANRILLGIICWALPCVALFAQHGNLKGTLQDKQTGETIIGGNVFIIGTYKGAVTNENGAYQITDIKPGEYSIRFSYVGYTEQIINGVKIMAGQTVTLNAAITSAEITLNTVEILGEKNLVDLESGKSEAKIGSEEIKDMNVTNVQSIATLQTGVTKTPDGLQIRGGRVYETQYVVDGVNAQDPLAGTGFGVDIAKNAIQEVSITTGGADAEFGDGTSGIIITKTREGGSKFTLSGNYARDNLGFNIHQGPSWNTEQGSIAFGGPILLKKEKEPDKHSAKREPILSFFASGNAALSDDFTRFTANQLHSSLLTNTTAWCPKQDNRWSGTLKFTWRVRPGTKISFSQQQSLNINQNTRSLQIIGNDAIMLPGFQWAFAQNLDNANTYTHKSSLTVLNITHLLREKWTLDATVGRLFTNLRVDANGRPFRYETINQLYDPASIVTNPISLFNPNDSVVYVNPGSGFYNNNGIATLWHDHYAQEYTIKAKITWNPSKVHFLSWGIEHREQEYQWIDVTRPWLGAPIRVNDSTVFSSNRIGQSNDIWKANPATGGIFFQDEIRYKGIIAFLGMRFTYWAPGKFADNAVADPNAPVLQQIRDLYTEQSTPFAGRRFKARLLPKIRVSFPVTENNVLYFNYSHSTRLPHPRFVYAGLDPVYQNRSYLANLGNPNLNPETTVAYEVGIKSQLSANWALTFTAFYNDKFDFIVNSKVTIRDQSGRFVDKAFSINQDYARVRGLELTIQRRWGKWLKATLSTSYQVATGKSNTALESLLQIKSNSSTLIKEQYLAWDRPWDIKAMAVIKPDSNFSIFGLKIRNVRIFITSTYKSGLRYTPVNLAGYESNGRPIYEVEYSKPLSKIGSPWMWTDIRVTKDFFFTKKKNNISLFVELKNIFNQQNAAIVNPVTGRGYTTGDDITNDLRDIRYPNPLDRGMLPDNPARFLEPRQLMLGVGFGF from the coding sequence ATGGTAAGGATGTTAGCCAACCGTATTTTATTGGGGATAATTTGCTGGGCGTTACCTTGTGTAGCCTTGTTTGCCCAACACGGCAACCTAAAAGGTACTTTACAAGATAAGCAAACTGGGGAAACCATTATCGGCGGAAATGTATTTATCATCGGAACATACAAAGGAGCTGTAACGAACGAAAACGGAGCATATCAAATAACAGACATTAAGCCCGGAGAATATTCAATTCGGTTTTCGTATGTTGGTTATACTGAGCAAATTATAAATGGAGTTAAGATTATGGCGGGGCAAACGGTTACGCTGAATGCCGCCATAACTTCTGCTGAAATCACCCTAAATACAGTAGAAATTTTAGGAGAAAAGAATCTGGTTGATTTAGAATCCGGAAAGTCTGAAGCTAAAATTGGATCAGAAGAAATTAAGGACATGAACGTTACGAACGTTCAAAGTATTGCGACCCTCCAGACGGGAGTTACCAAAACGCCGGACGGCTTGCAGATACGTGGTGGACGGGTCTATGAAACACAATATGTCGTTGACGGCGTGAACGCCCAAGACCCCTTAGCCGGAACCGGCTTTGGCGTTGACATTGCCAAAAACGCTATCCAAGAGGTTTCGATTACTACCGGCGGGGCTGATGCCGAATTTGGAGACGGAACGTCCGGCATAATCATAACCAAAACACGTGAAGGCGGCTCAAAATTCACCCTATCCGGCAACTATGCCCGCGATAACCTTGGTTTTAACATCCATCAAGGCCCTAGCTGGAACACAGAGCAAGGTAGCATCGCCTTCGGCGGGCCAATCCTACTCAAAAAAGAAAAAGAACCAGACAAACATTCAGCTAAAAGAGAACCTATTCTGAGTTTCTTTGCCAGTGGTAACGCAGCACTTTCTGATGACTTCACACGCTTTACGGCTAACCAGCTTCACTCTTCTCTGCTAACAAATACAACGGCTTGGTGCCCCAAACAAGATAACCGTTGGTCTGGTACCTTAAAATTTACTTGGCGCGTTCGCCCCGGCACCAAAATATCATTTTCACAGCAACAAAGCCTAAACATCAATCAAAACACACGTTCACTCCAAATTATTGGTAATGATGCAATTATGCTACCCGGCTTTCAATGGGCTTTTGCTCAAAACTTAGATAATGCAAATACTTACACCCATAAATCAAGCCTTACAGTATTGAATATCACACACTTATTACGCGAAAAATGGACTCTTGACGCAACAGTAGGTCGTTTGTTTACCAATCTACGGGTTGATGCCAATGGCCGCCCATTTCGCTATGAAACAATAAACCAACTGTATGACCCTGCCTCCATCGTTACGAACCCGATTTCCTTATTTAATCCAAATGATAGCGTTGTATATGTAAACCCTGGATCAGGATTCTACAACAATAACGGAATAGCAACATTATGGCACGACCACTATGCACAAGAATATACAATTAAAGCAAAGATAACTTGGAATCCCAGCAAAGTGCATTTTCTCAGTTGGGGAATCGAACACAGAGAACAGGAATATCAGTGGATAGATGTTACAAGACCTTGGTTAGGTGCCCCCATTCGGGTAAACGATTCAACGGTTTTTTCTTCCAATAGAATTGGCCAGTCTAACGACATCTGGAAAGCGAATCCGGCTACCGGCGGGATTTTCTTTCAGGATGAAATTCGTTATAAAGGAATCATAGCCTTTTTAGGGATGCGCTTTACCTATTGGGCACCCGGTAAATTTGCAGATAATGCAGTAGCCGACCCCAATGCACCCGTTTTGCAGCAAATCAGAGACCTTTACACCGAGCAAAGCACTCCTTTTGCTGGCAGAAGATTTAAAGCAAGGCTACTACCCAAGATTCGGGTATCTTTTCCGGTAACAGAAAACAACGTATTGTATTTTAATTACAGTCATTCTACACGACTGCCGCATCCCCGCTTTGTGTATGCCGGCTTAGATCCCGTATATCAAAATCGCTCTTACTTGGCTAACTTAGGAAACCCAAACCTAAACCCGGAAACAACCGTAGCCTATGAGGTTGGTATCAAATCTCAACTCTCAGCTAACTGGGCATTAACGTTTACAGCTTTCTACAACGATAAGTTTGACTTTATTGTGAATAGTAAAGTTACTATACGTGACCAAAGCGGCCGCTTTGTGGATAAAGCCTTTTCTATCAATCAAGACTATGCCCGCGTTCGTGGCTTGGAGCTAACCATCCAAAGACGTTGGGGAAAATGGCTAAAAGCAACATTATCAACCTCATATCAAGTTGCTACAGGGAAATCAAACACCGCCTTAGAGTCATTACTCCAAATTAAATCAAATTCCAGCACTTTAATCAAAGAACAGTACCTTGCTTGGGATAGACCTTGGGATATAAAAGCAATGGCTGTCATTAAACCGGATTCTAACTTTTCTATTTTTGGCCTAAAAATCAGAAATGTACGGATATTTATTACCTCAACATACAAATCTGGGTTACGTTATACTCCGGTAAACTTGGCCGGCTACGAGTCTAACGGCAGACCTATTTATGAAGTAGAATACAGTAAACCGCTAAGCAAAATTGGAAGCCCGTGGATGTGGACAGACATCCGCGTTACCAAAGACTTTTTCTTTACGAAGAAAAAAAACAATATATCTCTGTTTGTTGAGCTAAAAAATATCTTTAACCAACAAAATGCAGCTATTGTAAATCCAGTTACAGGGCGAGGTTATACCACCGGCGATGATATTACGAACGACTTACGCGATATTCGTTATCCGAATCCGTTGGATAGAGGAATGTTGCCAGATAACCCTGCACGATTTTTAGAGCCAAGACAATTAATGCTCGGAGTTGGCTTCGGCTTCTGA
- a CDS encoding DUF302 domain-containing protein gives MSYSFSKIVNYDFAEAISKVTDELKKEGFGVLTEIDVKETLKKKLDVDFRNYKILGACNPTFAHKALTAESEIGTMLPCNVIVQETADNKIQVSAIDPVASMMAVKNDQLGGIAAEVREKLKRVIDSL, from the coding sequence ATGAGTTATTCCTTTTCTAAAATAGTCAATTATGATTTTGCAGAGGCAATTTCAAAGGTTACGGACGAGCTAAAAAAAGAAGGTTTTGGCGTTCTTACCGAAATTGACGTTAAAGAAACCCTGAAAAAGAAGTTAGATGTTGATTTCAGGAACTATAAAATTTTGGGGGCGTGCAATCCCACATTTGCTCATAAAGCATTAACGGCAGAGAGTGAAATCGGAACGATGCTGCCCTGCAATGTAATTGTTCAAGAAACAGCAGATAATAAGATTCAAGTAAGCGCAATTGACCCTGTTGCCTCCATGATGGCTGTAAAAAATGACCAATTAGGTGGAATAGCCGCAGAAGTACGAGAAAAACTAAAAAGAGTGATTGACAGCCTGTAA
- a CDS encoding aminotransferase class I/II-fold pyridoxal phosphate-dependent enzyme: MKYSGHPLHSKLPDQGVTIFTRMTQLAQEYAAINLAQGFPNFMCDADLVAKAAKFMQQGHNQYAPMMGLQPLREQIATQIQTLYGANYDPNTEITITSGATEAIFNAIASIIHEGDEVIILEPCYDSYVPAVKLAGGRPKFVPLDPETFAINWTSVRKSISQKTKAIILNSPHNPTGKILCDSDIQELIKIIEHTDIVIVADEVYEFMVFDGATHKSMCRYPELASRSFVISSFGKSLHITGWKIGYCVAPKQLTTEFRKVHQFNTFSTATPLQLAIYEYITQFSTYSQSVQELYQQKRNFFKELLAKTILKVLPCEGTYFLLASFNTKEFAGKSDMEFVEDLTKRQGVAAIPLSAFYYNRMDNKLIRLCFAKTDELLIQAVERLQQL, encoded by the coding sequence ATGAAATATTCAGGACACCCCCTTCATTCAAAACTTCCTGACCAAGGAGTAACTATTTTTACCCGAATGACCCAACTTGCGCAGGAGTATGCAGCCATCAACCTTGCACAGGGATTTCCCAATTTTATGTGTGATGCAGACTTGGTTGCAAAGGCTGCTAAGTTTATGCAACAAGGTCATAATCAATACGCTCCAATGATGGGACTGCAACCACTAAGGGAGCAAATTGCTACCCAAATTCAAACACTCTATGGCGCAAATTATGACCCGAATACAGAAATCACCATAACATCAGGTGCCACAGAAGCGATCTTTAACGCTATTGCCAGCATCATTCATGAAGGCGATGAAGTAATTATCTTAGAACCCTGTTATGATTCTTATGTGCCTGCCGTAAAACTTGCCGGCGGAAGACCTAAGTTTGTACCACTTGACCCAGAAACATTTGCAATCAACTGGACATCTGTACGCAAATCAATTTCCCAAAAAACAAAAGCAATTATTTTAAATTCACCACACAACCCCACCGGAAAAATATTGTGTGATAGTGATATTCAGGAACTTATTAAAATAATAGAACATACAGATATTGTTATTGTTGCTGATGAAGTGTATGAATTTATGGTCTTTGACGGCGCAACCCACAAAAGTATGTGCCGCTATCCAGAACTTGCATCCCGAAGTTTTGTTATCTCTTCATTTGGAAAAAGCCTACATATAACCGGCTGGAAAATAGGCTATTGTGTTGCCCCAAAACAACTAACAACTGAATTTAGAAAAGTACACCAGTTTAATACTTTCTCAACAGCAACACCCTTGCAATTAGCAATTTATGAATACATTACTCAATTTTCTACTTATTCTCAAAGCGTTCAGGAACTGTATCAGCAAAAACGAAATTTCTTTAAAGAGTTGTTAGCTAAAACAATTCTAAAAGTTTTGCCCTGTGAAGGAACGTATTTTTTGCTGGCATCTTTTAATACGAAAGAATTTGCAGGTAAATCAGATATGGAATTTGTGGAAGATTTAACGAAAAGACAGGGAGTTGCAGCTATCCCGCTTTCTGCCTTTTACTATAATCGGATGGATAATAAACTTATTCGATTGTGTTTTGCCAAAACAGATGAATTACTGATTCAGGCAGTTGAACGACTTCAGCAGTTATGA
- a CDS encoding S9 family peptidase — MQNFLKRHISLLLFVATNSLLFGQQKSITIEDLWLRNKFSGGYASEIRWMQNDEYYTELDDANKFLIRYSVKTNAPVDTLMHPEHFLDPATQKPIVVQDYAWSDDESKVLLKAAITPIYRRSSKERCYVFDRSSRKTTLLHQGKLISNATFSPNSSKIGFTESNNLFFTDLTTNTTTQITQDGLENNIINGSTDWVYEEEFKLVRAFYWNQDASKIAFLRFDESMVRKFSMDIYDGLYPSQQAFKYPKAGEKNAVVTAFVYDIAQKKTTPVDIGAESDQYIPRVFWTQNPNKLVLLRMNRLQNQLDLLEADATNGSTKVLLAEKSDTYVEIFDYQITFLKKSPEFIWASERDGYNHLYLYSLDGKFIRQITSGNWEITDLLGVDESKKTIYYISTETSPMERQLYSVSLDGKKKQRLSPEAGWYDIQMSSAFSYYIATHSAANQPRSVALFHISGKQIRTFVDKKNLQDKLSAYKVSYPQFMQVPTKDGVMLNAWRILPQNFDSTRKYPVLLAVYGGPGHQTVTNAWGSYDMLWYQVLADKGYIIMSVDNRGTDGRGANFRKITYKNLGKLELEDQIDVAKWLGKQSWVDPQRIGIWGWSYGGFLTSLCLTKGAEYFKMGIAVAPVTNWRYYDTIYTERYLQTPQLNSNGYDQNSPINFAEKMTGKYLLIHGTADDNVHCQNTLEWVNALIKANIQFEMFLYPNRNHGIYGGNTRYHLYTKMTRFITENL; from the coding sequence ATGCAAAACTTCTTGAAACGGCACATTTCGTTGTTACTATTTGTTGCAACGAACAGTTTACTTTTTGGCCAGCAAAAATCTATCACAATCGAAGATCTTTGGCTACGAAATAAATTTTCCGGTGGTTATGCCAGCGAAATCCGCTGGATGCAAAATGATGAATACTACACAGAACTCGATGACGCAAATAAATTTTTGATTCGTTATTCTGTAAAAACAAATGCTCCGGTAGATACGCTCATGCACCCCGAGCATTTTCTTGACCCAGCTACGCAAAAGCCAATCGTAGTTCAGGACTACGCTTGGAGTGATGATGAATCCAAAGTATTACTTAAAGCGGCTATCACGCCCATTTATAGACGTTCTTCCAAAGAACGCTGCTATGTATTTGACCGCAGTAGCCGCAAAACTACTTTATTGCATCAAGGAAAGCTCATCAGTAATGCTACATTTTCCCCAAATTCAAGCAAAATCGGCTTTACGGAATCTAATAATCTATTTTTCACTGACTTAACAACCAATACCACTACCCAAATCACACAAGACGGGTTAGAAAACAACATCATTAATGGTAGTACAGACTGGGTCTATGAGGAAGAGTTTAAGTTAGTACGGGCTTTTTATTGGAATCAAGATGCCAGCAAAATTGCTTTCCTTCGCTTTGATGAAAGTATGGTTCGTAAATTCTCTATGGATATTTATGACGGGCTTTACCCAAGCCAACAAGCGTTTAAATACCCGAAGGCCGGCGAAAAAAATGCCGTTGTAACAGCCTTCGTTTATGATATAGCACAAAAGAAAACGACCCCTGTTGATATTGGCGCAGAAAGCGACCAATACATTCCGCGAGTTTTTTGGACACAAAACCCCAATAAACTCGTTTTGCTCCGTATGAATCGTCTTCAAAATCAATTAGATTTATTGGAAGCTGATGCTACTAATGGAAGTACCAAAGTTCTCTTAGCTGAAAAATCCGACACTTATGTCGAGATATTTGATTATCAGATCACTTTTCTCAAAAAATCTCCTGAGTTTATTTGGGCATCTGAACGGGATGGCTACAATCATCTGTATTTGTATTCGTTAGATGGTAAGTTTATCCGCCAGATTACAAGCGGAAATTGGGAAATAACGGATTTATTGGGTGTTGATGAAAGCAAAAAAACTATTTACTATATATCAACGGAGACTTCGCCTATGGAGCGTCAGTTATATTCTGTTAGTTTAGATGGCAAGAAGAAGCAACGGCTTTCGCCGGAAGCCGGCTGGTATGATATTCAGATGAGTTCTGCGTTTTCTTACTACATAGCTACTCATAGTGCTGCTAATCAACCACGTTCGGTAGCGTTATTTCATATTTCCGGCAAACAGATTCGTACTTTTGTTGATAAAAAGAATTTACAGGACAAACTTTCGGCCTACAAGGTTTCCTATCCACAGTTCATGCAAGTTCCTACAAAAGATGGAGTTATGTTGAATGCTTGGCGTATTTTACCTCAAAATTTTGATTCAACACGAAAGTATCCGGTTTTATTGGCTGTGTATGGCGGCCCGGGGCATCAAACCGTAACCAACGCATGGGGCAGCTATGATATGCTTTGGTATCAAGTTTTGGCAGATAAAGGGTACATCATCATGTCTGTTGATAATCGCGGAACAGACGGGCGCGGTGCAAACTTCAGAAAAATAACCTACAAAAATCTCGGAAAGTTAGAACTTGAAGACCAAATTGACGTAGCCAAATGGTTGGGAAAACAATCTTGGGTTGATCCCCAACGAATTGGAATCTGGGGCTGGAGTTACGGCGGATTCTTAACCTCTCTATGCCTAACAAAAGGAGCAGAATACTTTAAAATGGGGATCGCTGTCGCCCCCGTAACCAACTGGCGTTACTATGATACCATCTACACAGAACGTTACCTACAAACTCCACAGCTAAATTCAAATGGTTATGACCAAAATTCCCCCATAAACTTTGCCGAAAAAATGACCGGAAAATACCTCCTAATTCACGGCACAGCAGATGATAATGTACACTGCCAGAACACCTTAGAGTGGGTTAATGCACTTATCAAAGCAAATATTCAGTTTGAAATGTTTTTATATCCAAACCGAAATCATGGTATTTATGGCGGAAATACACGCTATCATCTATACACAAAGATGACCCGTTTTATCACCGAAAATTTGTAA
- a CDS encoding GHKL domain-containing protein, producing the protein MRFSGKLFSGIVLFVTILQSIVFAQSKQRYLEGGIQPISFFNTRQFGGDKQNWAITQSKYGKLYVGNNRGVLEFDGARWRLIPTDRGTTVRSLCTDTAGNIFVGATGEIGILKSNELNEQQFVSLNKYIPQKQQTFEHVWQTICLNGKVYFVTEKKIFIFDGAKIQVVETSGSYITAAIDGKSLLVLESPRGLLHLVGTEFTPVPGSQKLVHLTTPDALNDQVVALFPTENRLLCATEKQGILLYKDSQITQFATEVDAYLFENEIYNAAITENDNLIIGTNYGGVVILKKDGSLLNVFNKKTGLIDNEINFVFEDKQQGVWVALNRGVAYIELLSPLSTITRRGKLEGDIHALLRHQDYLWVATSQGLFRMVPPETRMELPYFKVESPARIDCRTLLSTTYGLLIGTTEGVTLYHNQNYQPVETSGWYTLSLLESKKFENYIFAGLTDGIGILKYEQGRFREVGRIAEFDKAVNSFIEDKVAGILWVGTDNGLVRIDFTDGFSLKPKIQLYDSSKGIPNGYTQLFRLGNKWIVNTTSGLRRYNKVKNIFEKEYAFGSEFANGIKAQTSLMVQDANEVVWMTGPSAMGAKNEVLTARYDPINRKKPLPPIFRIPDDDISVIYPESDGVIWFATENGLTRYASFDSLPTIPLFPPVIHFPKIAADSTIDAEKPIPWKYNTVKINYGSPNFRNLGQQLYATKLDEIEDEWSPWTTATSRTFEKLPEGTYTLSVKIHLPGTSEEQVQQISFAISPPWYRLWWVKVLYGLAAIMIIGGIIYLRERRSKRYQAELEAEVTRKTYDLKQANEELQTTLEHLRLTQNQLIQSEKLAAIGQLVTNIAHEINTPLGAIKGTVFNMNGILPRIVHELPKAITTLDASSLPLWILLADRSLSASHSLTSREQRTYKRNIREELEKWQLTNADELAATLVDMGIWENIEELQLLLLHPNSLKLLESVWALNRIKAYLKTIDTAVDKTQRVVFVLKSLEPDTSESPLEQVLVHDTIQKALQEYEDLLRQDIQVIFTEDDSIKLTANPEELSQLWGNLLHNAIMSIKSTGAPGEINIHVSKQENTAVVSIRDNGCGVSDDIQSKIFEPFFTTRPPGQGSGLGLFQCKNTLTRYQGNITFRSKSGETIFIVTIPITTG; encoded by the coding sequence ATGAGATTTTCTGGTAAACTATTTTCTGGTATCGTTTTATTTGTAACTATTTTACAGTCAATAGTATTTGCGCAGTCCAAGCAACGTTATCTGGAGGGAGGAATACAGCCCATTTCGTTTTTCAACACCCGCCAATTTGGTGGAGATAAACAAAACTGGGCAATTACACAAAGCAAATACGGAAAATTATATGTTGGAAACAATCGCGGAGTCTTAGAATTTGACGGGGCACGCTGGAGGCTAATCCCAACAGACCGAGGAACCACCGTTCGTTCGCTCTGCACAGATACCGCCGGAAACATCTTTGTAGGTGCTACCGGAGAAATCGGTATCCTAAAATCAAATGAACTCAACGAACAGCAATTTGTATCACTAAACAAATATATTCCCCAAAAACAGCAAACCTTTGAGCATGTTTGGCAGACGATTTGCCTAAACGGCAAAGTTTATTTTGTAACCGAAAAAAAGATATTCATCTTTGATGGAGCTAAGATTCAGGTAGTTGAAACTTCAGGGAGCTATATTACCGCAGCTATTGACGGAAAATCACTACTTGTTTTGGAAAGCCCTCGCGGGTTACTTCATTTGGTTGGCACAGAATTTACACCAGTTCCCGGCTCCCAAAAATTAGTTCATCTAACTACCCCAGATGCCCTAAACGACCAAGTTGTTGCCCTTTTTCCTACAGAAAATCGACTTCTATGTGCCACCGAAAAACAAGGAATACTGCTCTACAAAGACTCTCAGATAACCCAATTTGCCACCGAAGTTGATGCGTATCTTTTTGAAAATGAAATATATAATGCAGCAATAACTGAAAATGATAACTTGATAATTGGCACAAATTACGGTGGAGTAGTCATCTTAAAAAAGGACGGTTCATTGCTCAATGTATTTAACAAAAAAACCGGCCTAATTGATAACGAAATAAACTTTGTTTTTGAAGATAAACAGCAGGGTGTTTGGGTAGCCTTAAATCGAGGTGTTGCCTACATTGAATTACTTTCCCCGCTTTCAACAATAACCCGCAGGGGAAAATTAGAGGGAGATATTCATGCTTTATTGCGCCACCAAGATTATCTTTGGGTAGCTACCAGTCAAGGTCTTTTCCGTATGGTGCCTCCTGAAACCCGTATGGAATTACCTTATTTTAAGGTAGAAAGCCCAGCGCGCATTGATTGTCGCACACTATTATCCACCACCTATGGATTATTGATAGGCACAACGGAGGGCGTAACGCTGTATCATAACCAAAACTATCAGCCTGTAGAAACCAGCGGCTGGTACACATTAAGTTTATTAGAATCCAAAAAATTTGAAAACTATATTTTTGCCGGTTTAACGGATGGTATCGGAATATTAAAATATGAACAAGGAAGATTTCGAGAAGTCGGCAGAATAGCAGAATTTGATAAAGCGGTTAATTCCTTTATTGAAGATAAAGTAGCCGGAATTTTATGGGTAGGCACTGATAATGGTCTCGTTAGAATAGACTTTACAGATGGATTTAGCTTAAAACCCAAAATACAGCTCTATGATTCAAGTAAAGGAATCCCAAACGGATACACCCAGTTATTTCGCTTAGGAAATAAATGGATTGTGAATACAACTTCCGGATTAAGAAGGTATAACAAAGTCAAAAATATTTTTGAAAAAGAATATGCTTTTGGGAGTGAATTTGCCAATGGCATAAAAGCCCAAACCAGCCTGATGGTTCAAGATGCCAATGAGGTAGTTTGGATGACAGGGCCTTCGGCTATGGGTGCTAAAAACGAGGTTTTAACAGCTCGGTATGACCCCATTAACCGCAAAAAACCACTTCCTCCAATATTCAGAATACCGGATGATGATATCAGCGTGATTTACCCGGAATCGGACGGCGTTATCTGGTTCGCTACCGAAAATGGCCTAACTCGCTATGCATCATTTGACTCCCTACCAACAATACCTCTTTTCCCACCGGTTATTCATTTTCCAAAAATCGCCGCTGATTCCACTATTGATGCAGAAAAACCGATTCCATGGAAATATAATACCGTCAAAATCAACTATGGATCGCCTAACTTCAGAAACTTAGGCCAGCAATTGTATGCTACAAAACTTGATGAAATAGAAGACGAATGGTCGCCCTGGACTACCGCGACATCCAGAACGTTTGAAAAATTACCGGAAGGAACTTATACCCTATCGGTAAAAATCCACTTACCGGGGACAAGTGAAGAGCAGGTTCAGCAAATTTCTTTTGCTATTTCACCTCCTTGGTATAGACTTTGGTGGGTAAAAGTCTTGTATGGTCTTGCAGCTATAATGATTATTGGAGGTATTATCTACCTCCGTGAAAGACGCTCTAAACGCTATCAAGCTGAATTGGAAGCCGAAGTTACCCGAAAAACATACGACTTAAAGCAAGCGAATGAAGAACTACAAACAACCTTAGAGCACTTACGTCTTACTCAAAATCAACTCATTCAATCTGAAAAATTAGCTGCTATTGGGCAATTAGTAACCAATATTGCCCATGAAATCAACACACCTTTGGGGGCAATCAAAGGAACTGTCTTTAATATGAATGGCATCCTACCCAGAATTGTTCACGAACTACCGAAGGCTATTACAACCTTAGACGCATCATCATTACCACTTTGGATACTGTTAGCTGACCGGTCTTTATCAGCTTCACATTCCTTGACCTCAAGGGAACAGCGTACCTATAAGCGAAATATCCGAGAGGAATTAGAAAAGTGGCAATTAACAAATGCTGACGAACTCGCCGCTACCCTTGTAGATATGGGAATATGGGAAAATATCGAAGAACTACAACTGCTCTTACTACACCCTAATAGCCTAAAACTCCTCGAATCAGTGTGGGCACTAAATAGAATCAAAGCCTACCTTAAAACAATTGATACAGCGGTAGATAAAACCCAACGCGTTGTCTTTGTTCTCAAAAGTCTGGAACCCGATACAAGCGAATCTCCATTAGAGCAGGTTTTGGTACATGATACCATCCAAAAAGCATTGCAAGAATATGAAGACTTACTACGCCAAGACATTCAGGTGATTTTTACCGAAGATGATTCAATTAAACTGACGGCTAATCCAGAAGAACTTAGTCAGCTTTGGGGAAATTTATTGCACAATGCCATCATGAGTATTAAATCTACCGGAGCTCCGGGAGAAATTAATATTCATGTTTCTAAGCAAGAAAATACCGCCGTTGTGTCTATACGTGATAACGGCTGCGGAGTTTCGGACGATATTCAGTCAAAGATATTTGAGCCGTTCTTTACCACTAGGCCACCTGGGCAGGGGTCGGGCTTAGGACTATTTCAATGCAAAAACACCTTAACCCGCTATCAAGGAAATATCACCTTCCGTTCCAAATCCGGCGAAACAATTTTTATCGTAACAATTCCCATCACTACCGGATAA